In the Paenibacillus sp. FSL H7-0357 genome, one interval contains:
- a CDS encoding phosphodiester glycosidase family protein, with translation MQKHLRKFNPAIIFLLLLSMFQPGAMANAAIAELPASEYGTVMDMRKTELAPGAIYTWMDIKDERGRQKVHTVEFNPQNTGLQLRAGTKNGKVYGMQGVTGMATYADAPGNRVIAGINGDFYEISGYATGVPNGLFMDEGVILNSGGSYAFGLKADGTSIYGQPELSMSVTVNGKTTPLNSINRYRNTDQLVLYTKDYNSSTKSTADGDEIVLDIAEGEVKSGQTLKLKVSEVRTSQGDTPLAQGKVVLSAHGASRSVLQGLAPGDEVTAAFALKGEWKDVALAIGGQGPLIKDGVVQTGVGPAGVHPRTAIGTKADGSVVLFEIDGRSPGFSEGVETEELAKILKDLGVVYAMNLDGGGSSTFVARMPGTNGVKMLNQGSDGFERQTGNGLLLVNTAPELTVASKLAIQPNADRILKGSSFTFTAAGMDENGHPAAYTGALNWQVDPVLGTINEQGVFTAGSTAGVGKISAGAGNAQGEGEIEVVETLTELEFPDEIKTYTSGQSAQLSVKALRGGQTIQADNHSFEWRVEGEIGTVDKNGWFQASNENGKNGRIYVKYGSVETSFEVNVGLPPVMLENFEAGIDKYKAASAAANSVTLEEVTDQDFIRSGDRALKLEYDFIGKTGTSGAYVAATSTENRIQIPGYPEKISMWIYGDGQKHWLRGQIRDGNNAAVPVDYTDQVNGVNWTGWKYVEVAVPKGKTTPLSMDMPVRYMETSNLKKTKGAIYVDDIRALYGPLEEDQTPPVIKNEYPGANEMVKTATPALSVNGEDAGYDPVAHPGTTLIDASKVRLFIDDQLVEHGFYPPKGQITYKPKLPLAEGRHKVKLAIRDLSGNQTIKEWYFTVNLGSPFYKYVTPEVVYAGNTYTVDITAEKADKLKEGSVAFAFDPAAVRDLKVIAGSKLTEGQLEPVIDAAKGTVLLKLNRIHEAGLEDSDLLGQIQYTVRNDYIGPYTLEQLGGQLSKPLTIENTSGSVTSTEGSGTAISFIGASLESTVMTQLKLAWNHYEIAKGLAASFSVSEMEGGAAFQGAKLLIDGVEAEGVSGADGLLTTKSATVAEGTFKLQAVKGNAYSPVMTFKVAPYDGTAAPRNINVTMGEDADTSRRFAWQTQPQTEGSVVELVKQAEFTGFEDSKVLRIEGASTIYNSNNDGTMRVHKAEAANLEPGTAYVYRVGDGAANVSAQGTFVTSGGDREATKFLFIGDSQADSQAGFELWKNTAQQAFQYMPDAEMLVHAGDMVDKGFEQEQWNWWFGAAQEQLMHTSLVPIIGNHEVMGTNGDGDYLAQFNNPQNGAAGVKGTNFSFDIKDTHFVVMNTEHGEAEYKEQAQWLDQDLSATDKKWKIIFFHQGPYGSIYANERVQQVWVPVFDKHKVDLVMNGHDHIYMRSYPMNGGQRVAEGEGTRYVIGGSSGPKFYALTERFWQEKIYDEDEQIFTAVEIKNDGITVTARTVDGQEIDQLVIAKVAPESVTLDRTEALLEPGQSMQLHAQVLPANASKVKIHWSVVSEQPENTVTVNTYGLVTALKPGTAVVRAAVEGYPAIYAESKIDVDALESLSLQGKQVLRAGDTDQTVTEAVYASGKRIAVVEGLSYSSQNTDVATVDDRGQVEAHAVGSTVISVTYRELAAQYKLTVSTDGTPVMTGLEIEGPETLEQGSKGVAVVQAVYSDGSLVKLAKGVLFETSDPKVAEISESGEIHALSAGTVKVRGEYNGMSAEYGLVVTAAGQEPTPVPTPIPTPTPTPTPSSPPAPGAVISPAPSPTAAATLEPGVVEIAAARLSGERNAQGEVVITADPAWTELILPGNAGELLGKAPLRIQSAGLSVVIPAGVLAELSSKVPEGAIPGSTISLAAEAVGSDTAQAMITRAAQMSGARLEAASEVREWKLSLTTKQGQEFVLSQFAQPVTIAYEAIPQGNKELLGIYYIGEDGALKYAGGRWTEGRLSTAVSHFSKYAVLQYDKSFSDLPAEHWATGAVKQLSAKQLVQGVSRERFDPNRAVTRAEFTAMLVRSLGLSGHTATGFADVQPDKWYAEAISAAQQAGIVNGLSGSAFGPEAEITRQEMAVMLIRAYRYAAETQVTTVSTAAAFADTADAPQWAKTAIEEAVRLGLLQGRAAGRFEPKQNGTRAESAQMIVNLLQYMK, from the coding sequence GTGCAAAAACATCTGCGAAAGTTCAATCCGGCAATCATTTTTCTGTTGCTCTTATCTATGTTTCAGCCAGGTGCAATGGCGAATGCCGCAATTGCTGAACTGCCAGCCAGCGAATACGGCACGGTTATGGATATGCGCAAGACGGAGTTGGCACCGGGTGCGATCTATACCTGGATGGATATTAAAGATGAAAGAGGACGGCAAAAAGTACATACCGTGGAGTTCAATCCGCAGAATACAGGCCTGCAGCTGCGGGCCGGAACGAAAAACGGCAAGGTATACGGAATGCAGGGTGTAACAGGTATGGCAACATATGCGGATGCACCGGGAAACCGTGTAATTGCAGGCATTAACGGTGATTTCTATGAAATATCCGGCTATGCCACCGGTGTTCCGAATGGCCTGTTTATGGATGAGGGGGTTATTCTGAACAGCGGAGGATCATATGCTTTTGGGTTAAAAGCGGATGGCACCTCTATTTATGGACAGCCGGAGCTGTCTATGAGCGTGACGGTGAACGGGAAAACAACGCCGCTGAACAGTATCAACCGTTACCGGAATACGGATCAGCTCGTACTCTATACGAAGGATTACAACAGCTCAACGAAATCAACTGCTGATGGCGATGAAATCGTACTGGATATCGCTGAGGGCGAAGTCAAAAGCGGACAAACCCTGAAGCTGAAGGTATCGGAGGTCCGGACAAGCCAAGGTGATACTCCGCTTGCCCAAGGCAAGGTGGTGCTGTCCGCGCATGGCGCCTCCAGGTCCGTATTGCAAGGATTGGCACCCGGAGATGAGGTCACTGCCGCATTTGCACTGAAGGGAGAATGGAAGGATGTCGCACTGGCAATCGGCGGGCAGGGACCGCTAATCAAAGACGGGGTTGTACAAACGGGCGTCGGGCCGGCAGGAGTGCATCCGCGGACAGCCATTGGTACGAAAGCAGACGGCAGCGTGGTGCTTTTTGAAATTGACGGCCGTTCTCCCGGGTTCAGCGAAGGGGTGGAAACAGAGGAACTGGCAAAAATCCTGAAGGATCTTGGCGTCGTATACGCCATGAATCTGGATGGGGGAGGATCTTCGACCTTTGTGGCGAGAATGCCGGGGACGAACGGAGTCAAGATGCTGAATCAGGGGTCGGACGGCTTTGAACGGCAGACCGGCAACGGATTGCTGCTCGTCAACACCGCTCCTGAATTGACTGTGGCCTCGAAGCTTGCGATCCAGCCGAATGCTGACAGGATTTTGAAAGGTTCCAGCTTTACCTTCACTGCTGCAGGCATGGATGAAAATGGCCACCCTGCTGCGTACACGGGGGCGCTGAATTGGCAAGTTGATCCGGTTCTGGGGACTATAAATGAACAGGGTGTCTTTACTGCCGGTTCTACAGCCGGAGTAGGCAAAATTAGTGCGGGAGCCGGGAATGCGCAGGGAGAAGGCGAGATTGAAGTCGTCGAAACGCTGACGGAGCTGGAATTCCCCGATGAAATCAAGACATACACATCCGGCCAGTCCGCTCAGTTATCGGTAAAGGCGCTGCGGGGCGGACAGACTATCCAGGCTGACAACCATAGCTTTGAATGGCGTGTGGAAGGTGAAATTGGCACGGTGGATAAGAACGGGTGGTTTCAGGCAAGCAATGAGAACGGAAAAAACGGTAGGATTTACGTGAAATATGGCAGTGTGGAAACCTCCTTTGAAGTGAATGTCGGTTTGCCGCCTGTTATGCTGGAGAATTTTGAAGCGGGGATCGACAAATATAAGGCAGCCAGTGCGGCAGCCAACAGCGTAACGCTGGAGGAAGTGACAGATCAGGACTTTATCCGCAGCGGAGACAGGGCGCTGAAGCTGGAATATGATTTTATTGGAAAAACAGGCACCTCAGGAGCTTATGTCGCGGCAACGTCGACAGAGAATCGGATTCAGATACCGGGTTATCCGGAGAAAATCAGTATGTGGATCTATGGAGACGGGCAGAAGCACTGGCTGCGCGGCCAGATCCGCGACGGCAACAATGCGGCGGTTCCGGTAGATTACACTGATCAGGTGAACGGTGTGAATTGGACAGGCTGGAAATATGTCGAAGTGGCGGTGCCTAAAGGTAAAACAACCCCGTTGTCGATGGATATGCCTGTCCGTTATATGGAGACCAGCAATCTGAAAAAAACAAAGGGTGCCATTTATGTGGATGATATCCGCGCCCTCTATGGCCCCTTGGAAGAAGACCAAACACCGCCGGTCATTAAAAATGAGTATCCTGGCGCTAATGAGATGGTCAAGACGGCAACGCCGGCCCTTTCGGTGAACGGAGAGGATGCCGGCTACGATCCGGTTGCGCATCCGGGAACTACTTTAATCGATGCCTCGAAAGTGCGGTTATTTATTGACGACCAGCTCGTAGAGCACGGCTTCTATCCTCCTAAGGGACAAATTACGTACAAGCCCAAGCTTCCGCTTGCGGAAGGCCGGCATAAGGTGAAGCTTGCGATCCGCGACCTCAGCGGCAATCAGACGATTAAGGAATGGTATTTCACAGTGAATCTGGGATCTCCCTTCTATAAATATGTCACCCCTGAGGTTGTATACGCCGGGAATACCTACACTGTGGATATAACGGCGGAGAAGGCGGATAAGCTGAAGGAGGGTTCAGTTGCTTTTGCCTTTGACCCTGCGGCTGTCCGCGATCTGAAAGTAATTGCAGGCAGCAAGCTGACAGAAGGCCAGCTCGAACCGGTTATCGACGCGGCCAAGGGTACAGTGCTGCTGAAATTGAACCGAATCCATGAAGCAGGGCTTGAAGACAGTGACCTTCTGGGCCAGATTCAATATACGGTCCGCAATGATTATATCGGGCCTTATACATTGGAACAGCTTGGAGGACAGCTAAGCAAACCGCTGACCATTGAGAATACCTCCGGCTCTGTCACCTCGACAGAGGGCAGCGGAACGGCGATCAGCTTCATTGGTGCTTCACTTGAAAGTACAGTGATGACGCAGCTTAAGCTGGCCTGGAATCATTATGAGATCGCCAAAGGCCTGGCGGCTTCCTTCTCGGTAAGTGAAATGGAGGGGGGAGCGGCCTTCCAGGGAGCTAAACTGCTGATCGACGGTGTGGAAGCAGAGGGAGTATCCGGTGCGGACGGGCTGCTGACCACGAAGTCCGCTACTGTAGCGGAAGGGACGTTCAAGCTGCAGGCGGTAAAAGGCAACGCCTATAGTCCGGTGATGACGTTTAAGGTAGCGCCTTATGACGGCACGGCAGCCCCTCGCAACATCAATGTGACCATGGGCGAGGATGCCGATACCAGCCGGCGTTTTGCCTGGCAGACTCAGCCGCAGACAGAGGGCAGTGTAGTTGAATTGGTCAAGCAAGCTGAGTTCACCGGCTTCGAGGACAGCAAGGTGCTCAGAATTGAAGGCGCGAGCACCATCTACAACAGCAATAACGACGGAACGATGCGCGTGCATAAAGCGGAAGCGGCTAATCTTGAACCGGGAACGGCTTATGTATACCGGGTGGGGGACGGAGCGGCGAATGTAAGTGCCCAGGGTACATTTGTAACGAGCGGTGGAGACCGTGAAGCCACCAAGTTCCTTTTCATTGGAGATTCGCAGGCGGATTCGCAGGCAGGCTTCGAGCTATGGAAGAATACTGCGCAGCAGGCTTTCCAGTACATGCCGGATGCGGAAATGCTTGTGCATGCAGGAGATATGGTCGACAAGGGCTTCGAGCAGGAGCAGTGGAACTGGTGGTTCGGAGCTGCACAGGAACAGCTAATGCACACTTCGCTTGTGCCGATTATCGGTAACCATGAAGTGATGGGCACGAACGGTGACGGGGATTATCTGGCCCAGTTCAATAACCCGCAGAACGGTGCGGCGGGAGTTAAGGGAACAAATTTTTCATTTGATATCAAAGACACCCATTTTGTGGTGATGAACACGGAGCATGGCGAGGCGGAGTATAAGGAGCAGGCCCAGTGGCTCGATCAGGATCTGTCAGCCACGGACAAGAAGTGGAAGATCATTTTCTTCCATCAGGGACCTTACGGCAGCATCTATGCCAATGAACGGGTGCAGCAGGTCTGGGTGCCGGTATTTGACAAGCATAAAGTAGATCTCGTAATGAACGGACATGATCACATCTATATGCGCTCCTATCCGATGAACGGAGGGCAGCGGGTTGCCGAAGGCGAGGGCACCCGGTATGTCATCGGCGGATCATCCGGTCCCAAATTCTATGCGCTGACCGAAAGGTTCTGGCAGGAGAAAATTTATGACGAGGACGAGCAAATCTTTACTGCGGTTGAAATAAAAAATGACGGGATTACCGTCACTGCCCGAACGGTTGACGGACAGGAGATTGATCAACTGGTCATTGCCAAAGTGGCTCCGGAATCCGTTACACTGGACCGTACGGAAGCATTGCTTGAGCCTGGACAAAGTATGCAGCTGCATGCGCAGGTGCTTCCTGCCAATGCCTCCAAGGTAAAAATCCATTGGTCTGTTGTTTCCGAGCAGCCGGAGAACACGGTAACGGTTAATACTTACGGATTAGTGACCGCCCTTAAGCCGGGGACGGCAGTCGTAAGGGCAGCCGTTGAAGGCTACCCTGCTATATATGCGGAGAGCAAGATAGACGTGGATGCTCTGGAGTCGCTCTCTCTGCAAGGCAAGCAAGTATTACGGGCGGGAGATACCGATCAGACGGTAACTGAAGCTGTGTATGCCTCCGGAAAGCGGATAGCCGTAGTTGAAGGGCTGAGTTATTCCAGCCAGAATACTGATGTGGCCACGGTTGACGATCGAGGACAGGTTGAGGCGCATGCTGTTGGTTCAACTGTGATCTCGGTAACGTACAGAGAACTGGCCGCCCAGTATAAGCTTACGGTGTCAACGGACGGTACGCCAGTTATGACCGGTCTGGAGATCGAAGGCCCGGAAACCCTGGAACAGGGAAGCAAGGGCGTTGCGGTAGTTCAAGCCGTGTACAGTGACGGCAGCCTTGTGAAGCTGGCCAAGGGGGTTCTGTTCGAAACCTCCGATCCTAAAGTGGCGGAGATTAGCGAGTCTGGGGAAATACACGCGCTAAGTGCAGGAACAGTAAAAGTCCGTGGGGAGTATAACGGGATGAGTGCAGAGTACGGGCTGGTGGTGACCGCTGCCGGACAAGAGCCGACGCCAGTACCAACGCCGATACCGACGCCAACACCAACGCCAACACCGAGTTCACCCCCGGCACCTGGCGCGGTGATCTCCCCTGCTCCTTCTCCGACAGCTGCGGCAACGCTGGAACCCGGAGTCGTGGAGATTGCAGCTGCCCGGTTATCCGGAGAGCGGAATGCGCAAGGGGAAGTTGTAATTACAGCCGATCCAGCCTGGACGGAATTGATCCTGCCAGGGAATGCCGGTGAGTTGCTTGGCAAGGCTCCGCTTAGAATCCAATCGGCTGGCTTGTCCGTGGTGATTCCTGCCGGAGTGCTCGCCGAATTAAGCAGCAAGGTACCGGAAGGCGCAATCCCTGGCAGCACTATCTCATTGGCTGCTGAAGCAGTTGGCAGCGATACCGCGCAGGCCATGATCACCCGTGCAGCGCAAATGTCGGGAGCACGGCTGGAAGCGGCAAGTGAAGTGAGGGAATGGAAGCTTAGCCTTACAACGAAGCAGGGTCAGGAATTTGTCTTATCGCAATTTGCACAACCGGTTACTATTGCTTATGAGGCAATTCCACAGGGGAATAAAGAGCTGCTGGGTATTTACTATATTGGAGAAGACGGGGCGCTTAAGTATGCCGGCGGTAGATGGACCGAAGGCAGGCTGAGCACAGCTGTGAGCCATTTCAGTAAATATGCGGTTCTGCAATACGACAAAAGCTTTAGTGATTTGCCTGCAGAGCACTGGGCAACCGGCGCAGTGAAGCAGCTGTCTGCCAAACAGCTTGTGCAGGGAGTGTCTAGAGAACGGTTCGATCCGAACCGGGCGGTTACCCGTGCAGAGTTCACAGCAATGCTGGTGCGTTCACTGGGACTCAGCGGGCATACGGCTACAGGGTTTGCCGATGTGCAGCCGGACAAGTGGTACGCAGAGGCAATTTCTGCGGCGCAGCAGGCCGGAATTGTGAACGGTTTGTCGGGTTCCGCATTTGGGCCGGAAGCTGAAATTACCCGTCAGGAAATGGCAGTTATGCTCATTCGCGCTTACCGGTATGCAGCGGAGACACAGGTGACCACAGTCTCGACTGCGGCAGCTTTTGCCGATACAGCAGACGCTCCGCAATGGGCCAAGACGGCTATTGAAGAGGCCGTGCGCTTAGGTCTCTTGCAGGGTCGTGCCGCAGGACGCTTTGAGCCGAAGCAGAACGGTACACGTGCCGAAAGTGCAC
- a CDS encoding NAD(P)/FAD-dependent oxidoreductase — MSSIPKIVILGAGYGGILTAQRLQKALNYNEADVTLVNRHEYHYFTTHLHMPAAGTDSIEHTRVSISKLIDEFKIDLVKSSVQEIRTQQKKVILEDGTLSYDYLVIALGGEPETFGIPGLDKYALTIRSINSVRLIREHIEYQFAKYKNENNAQEHINFVVGGAGFSGIEFVAELADRIPALCKEYDVDPSMVNIYNVEAAPTALPGFAPELVEHAMTVLTKKGVTFKIGVAIKECLPNGVILATGEEIKASTIVWTGGIRGNRLIEAAGFEAMRGRVKIDEYLRAPGHENIFIIGDGSLMINPEGRPYPPTAQIAMQQGECCAFNLVAAIRSQQPKKFSFSNKGTVASLGKGQGIAVVGDKTYKGWTAAQLKKVVDMRYLFIIGGIPLVLKKGRFL; from the coding sequence ATGAGCAGTATTCCAAAAATCGTTATCCTAGGCGCGGGATATGGAGGTATTTTAACTGCCCAGCGGCTGCAAAAGGCTTTGAATTACAATGAAGCCGATGTGACGCTAGTTAACCGACATGAGTATCACTATTTCACTACCCACCTGCATATGCCTGCTGCGGGAACGGACAGCATTGAACATACACGCGTATCTATCTCCAAACTGATTGATGAATTCAAGATTGATCTCGTGAAATCTTCCGTGCAGGAAATCCGTACCCAACAGAAAAAAGTCATTCTCGAGGACGGTACGCTCTCGTATGATTACCTTGTGATCGCGCTAGGCGGCGAGCCTGAAACGTTCGGCATTCCGGGACTTGATAAATATGCTCTTACTATTCGCAGCATCAATTCGGTACGGCTGATCCGCGAGCATATCGAATATCAATTTGCCAAATACAAGAATGAGAACAATGCACAGGAGCATATCAATTTCGTTGTGGGCGGCGCGGGTTTCAGCGGCATCGAATTTGTAGCTGAGCTGGCTGACCGTATCCCTGCGCTGTGCAAAGAATATGATGTAGATCCTAGTATGGTGAATATCTACAACGTGGAAGCGGCACCGACGGCGCTACCGGGCTTTGCCCCTGAGCTGGTTGAGCATGCGATGACGGTGCTTACGAAGAAGGGCGTAACCTTCAAGATCGGAGTAGCTATTAAGGAATGTCTGCCGAATGGCGTTATTCTCGCAACCGGCGAGGAAATCAAGGCTTCCACAATCGTCTGGACCGGCGGAATCCGCGGCAACCGGCTGATCGAAGCTGCCGGTTTTGAAGCGATGCGCGGACGTGTGAAGATAGATGAATATCTGCGCGCACCGGGACATGAGAATATCTTTATTATTGGCGACGGCTCCCTGATGATTAATCCGGAAGGACGCCCTTATCCGCCGACGGCACAAATTGCCATGCAGCAGGGCGAATGTTGCGCATTTAACCTGGTGGCGGCGATCCGCAGCCAGCAGCCGAAGAAGTTCTCCTTCAGCAACAAAGGCACCGTAGCCTCCCTTGGAAAAGGACAAGGTATTGCCGTTGTAGGCGATAAGACATACAAAGGCTGGACCGCGGCGCAGCTGAAGAAGGTTGTGGATATGCGTTACCTGTTCATTATCGGCGGCATCCCTCTGGTGCTCAAAAAAGGAAGATTCCTTTAA